A segment of the Bordetella flabilis genome:
GGAAGCGCAGTTCGCTGTGTTGCAGGCGATCGGCGCGCACGTCGGCCAGCGCGGCCAACCCCACGGTCTGCAAGGCGTGGCGCGCGGCCGCATCCAGGGCGGCCTCGTCCCGGCCATGGCGCGGCAGGCGCAGCAGCGTTTCGATAAAAGAAGCCCGGCCCTGCAGGGTGCCGCCGATCATGACGTTCTGCAGCACCGACGCTTCGCCTATGATGCGCGGCGTCTGGTAGGTGCGGGCAATGCCGCGCGGGGCGCGCTGCAGCGGCTTGCCCATAGGCAGCGGCTGGCCGTCCAGGGACAGCGTGCCGGCCTCCGGTGTGCAGTACCCGGAGATGACGTTCAGCGTCGTGGTCTTGCCGCTGCCGTTCGGACCGATCAGGCCATGCACCTGTCCCGGCGCGATGGACAGGCTCAGGCCGTCGATGGCTCGCACGCCGCCAAAGCTCAATACGATGTCACGCAGCGCGATGCCGGTGCCCGTGGGGGGGGCGACCAGCAACTGCGCCAGTGGCCCGGGGTTGGGCACGATCGCGCGGTTCGCAGGCAGGGGGCGGCGGCTGCGGAAGTCCAGCAGGGCCGCGATACCGCCCGGCGCCGCCAGCACGATGATCAGCAACATCAGCGCGTACAGGAAGTTGGACCATGCGGCCAGCGGCGCGGCGATCTCCGGCAGCACGGTCAGGATCACCGTGCCGAGCAAGGGACCGAGTATGGAGCCGCGCCCGCCGATCAGAATGGAGATGAAGAACAGCACCGACAATTCGAAGGTGAATGCGTCCGGAGTGATATAGGTTTGCAGCGAGGCGAACAGGCCGCCGGCCACCGCCGCCAGCACACCGCTGAAGACGAACACGATGGAGAGCAGGCGCACCTTGGAGATCCCGCTCGCCTCGGCGGCGACCTCGGCGTCGCGCACGGCGATCAGGCCACGTCCGAAGCGGCTGCGCGCCACATTGGATGTCAGCGCGGTGCACACCACTGCCACGGCCAGGCACAGGTAGTACAGGCCGAGTTCGCTGTCGAAGGGCGCGGGCAGCGCCGGGCCGGGCAGGCCGATTCCGCCGCCGGTGACGTTTTGCCAGGCCAGCGCGATCTGCGTCACGATGGTGGCGAAGCCCAGCGTCGCCATGGCGAAGTAGAACGTGCGCAGGCGCAGGGCGGGCAGGCCGACGATCAGGCCGAAGACCCCGCCGCCTGCGCCGGCGCAGACCAGCGCCAGCAAGGGAGGCACGGCCGGCAGCACATTGCCCCCCGCGAGCACGCTGGTGATATACGCGCCCAGCGTCAGCAGGGCCACATAGCCGATCGCCAGTTGGCCGGCATAGCCGACAATGAGATTCAGGCCGGAGACCAGGATCCAATAGACGGCCGCGCGCGTCGCGATCACTGTCCAGTAGGTATTGCCGGCCAAGGGCAGCAGCGCGGCGAGCGCGAAGATCGCCATGAAGGGCAGGACGTAGTGCCAGGTCGAGGCCGCGGCGCGCGGCAAGGCCGTGGGGCCGTGTGCCGGCGCCGCGATGCGCCCGTGCAGTTCGCTATCGGCTGCCATCACACTCTCCGCGCGGTGGATGTGCCGAACAGGCCCTGCGGCACCGCCAGCAGGACCACGATGAACAGCACGAAGACCGCGATCGACGCGAATACGCCGCCCACGGTGAAATTCGCGGCCTGCTGGAAAAGCCCGAGGGCGAGGCCGCCGACCAGGGCGCCGCGGTTGTTGCCCAGGCCGCCCAGCGCGACCGGCACGAATCCGTAGAAATTCAGCAGCGTGCCATTGGCGAAGAAGGCCAGCATCAACTGTCCGCTCGCAAAGCCCGCGATGCCGCCGATGACGGCGGCCAACGCGTAGCTCCAGACCCGCAGGCGGCGTTCGGGCAGGCCCAGGGCGCGCGCTGCGAAGTTATCCTCGGCCACGGCCAGGAAAGCCATGCCGACCAGCGTGCGGCGATAGAGGTATTCCAGGCCCAGCACCACCAGCGCGCAAGCAATTACCGGCAACCAGAATTTTTCATCCCAGATGCCGGCGCCCAGGCCGAACAGGCGTGGAAAAGGTTGCGGTTCGGTGCCCCATTCGATTGCCGTGACCTGTTGGATCATCAGCGCCAGCGCCAGCGTGGACAATACGTACAGGTGCTGGTCCAGGCTCTTGAGCACCGGCCGCACGGCGACGAACTCGGTCACGATTCCCACCACCGCGCAGGCCGCCAGGGTCGCGACAAAGCCGAGCAGCGGCGGCAGGCCCAGCTTGAGTATGAACAGCGAGCCGAGCACGCCGCCGAGCATGCCCAGCTGTCCCGCGGTGAAGCTCATCACGCGCGAGGTCGCGAACATGGTGTTGTAGGTGATGCCGATGAGCGCGTAGACCGCGCCCATGGCCAGGCCGGATGCGATGATGGAACCAAGCATCGTTGCGCTCCCAGGTTCAGGCGTAGCCGGGCGCGAGCGCGAAGGTGCCATGGCGGGCCGAATTGGCCGCCGACATGACCACGTCGGCGGTGGGATAGCCGTCGTGCTGCGTCGGGGAATACCGGTAATCGCCGAAGTATCCGGGATAGGGGTTCAGCGTATTCCAGTAGGCGATGATTTCCTTGGGCGCCGCGCCGCTTTCCTGCACCGCGCGGGCCACCATCGATATCGCGTCGTAGCCCGCGGTAACCCACCAGAACAGCGTGTCGTCCAGCTTGACCTTGCCCTGGACCTTGTCGACGAATTCCTGGGAGCGGGCGGGCAGCTTGCCGCTGGCGTCATAGCTGCAGCTCTTGTAGCCGACCGCATAGACCTTGTCCCAGTTCTGCGGCTTGGCCAGCAGGCCGCGGATTTCGCCCGACGCCATGGACGGGTGGCCGGCGAAGATCACGTCCCAGTTCATTTCGGCGCGGGCATTGAACAGGCGTGCCTCCATCCCGGTCGATACGCTCCAGATGACGATGACCTGCGCCCCGGCGTTGCGCGCG
Coding sequences within it:
- a CDS encoding ABC transporter permease subunit — its product is MAADSELHGRIAAPAHGPTALPRAAASTWHYVLPFMAIFALAALLPLAGNTYWTVIATRAAVYWILVSGLNLIVGYAGQLAIGYVALLTLGAYITSVLAGGNVLPAVPPLLALVCAGAGGGVFGLIVGLPALRLRTFYFAMATLGFATIVTQIALAWQNVTGGGIGLPGPALPAPFDSELGLYYLCLAVAVVCTALTSNVARSRFGRGLIAVRDAEVAAEASGISKVRLLSIVFVFSGVLAAVAGGLFASLQTYITPDAFTFELSVLFFISILIGGRGSILGPLLGTVILTVLPEIAAPLAAWSNFLYALMLLIIVLAAPGGIAALLDFRSRRPLPANRAIVPNPGPLAQLLVAPPTGTGIALRDIVLSFGGVRAIDGLSLSIAPGQVHGLIGPNGSGKTTTLNVISGYCTPEAGTLSLDGQPLPMGKPLQRAPRGIARTYQTPRIIGEASVLQNVMIGGTLQGRASFIETLLRLPRHGRDEAALDAAARHALQTVGLAALADVRADRLQHSELRFLEIARALVLRPAFLLLDEPAAGLAAEEIRRLGDLIQHISRHGTGVLLVEHHADLIFDICDHVTVLNLGRVLADGTPAQVREHKEVVSAYLGG
- a CDS encoding branched-chain amino acid ABC transporter permease; its protein translation is MLGSIIASGLAMGAVYALIGITYNTMFATSRVMSFTAGQLGMLGGVLGSLFILKLGLPPLLGFVATLAACAVVGIVTEFVAVRPVLKSLDQHLYVLSTLALALMIQQVTAIEWGTEPQPFPRLFGLGAGIWDEKFWLPVIACALVVLGLEYLYRRTLVGMAFLAVAEDNFAARALGLPERRLRVWSYALAAVIGGIAGFASGQLMLAFFANGTLLNFYGFVPVALGGLGNNRGALVGGLALGLFQQAANFTVGGVFASIAVFVLFIVVLLAVPQGLFGTSTARRV